Proteins encoded by one window of Rhodamnia argentea isolate NSW1041297 chromosome 6, ASM2092103v1, whole genome shotgun sequence:
- the LOC115741458 gene encoding protein EARLY FLOWERING 5 isoform X1: MKTTKGGKVMNPTDAYRKELRKKELKRNKKERKKVREVGILKKDPDTLKEQIEKLEMMKADGALDKARKHRKRQLEDTLNLVLKKRKEYEEKMREKGETPVMFSHLGPPRRRASADEERVKHPKPEDSVYYHPTLNPTGAPPPGKPPMFKSSIGPRIPLSTASASTSAGASSSNSGAEDDPSAVPPPPPPPPPPLPLASGDAPALDASLPLPPPPPLPPRPAATNGSAPLPPPPPGPPPPPGAPPKEPVAPGPLPPPPPPLQQSAQPPPPGVNDRILSTLSADHQGPEDTQVSAMLPLPPPPPGLPPKSAGNPSEGSTENEVSNTSDNKDVTNLVPPPPPPPRQQQPVPRPGMMPTMQPDVLPPGMSRFRPPPPPPDMRPPLSAAGLPNQGVPPGMMVPLLPRPPYGPPPGAPLMMRPPLPPGPPPTLLEDDLSAVRPPVPPKPSYVKSAAPTVVKRPLAQHTPELTAMVPASVRVRRESVVPKSKPKPAVPTTVVAPRPMTPTVVKPEVVSSSSSAPKGIDDSYTAFLEDMKALGALDS, encoded by the exons atgaagacgACGAAGGGAGGGAAGGTGATGAACCCTACGGACGCGTACCGGAAGGAGCTTCGCAAGAAGGAATTGAAACGG AacaagaaggagaggaagaaggtGAGGGAGGTGGGGATTCTGAAGAAGGACCCTGATACCTTGAAGGAGCAGATTGAGAAGCTGGAGATGATGA AAGCTGATGGTGCTTTGGATAAAGCTAGAAAGCACAGGAAGAGACAACTGGAAGACACACTTAATCTTGTTctaaagaagagaaag GAATATGAAGAGAAGATGCGTGAAAAGGGTGAAACCCCTGTCATGTTTAG CCATCTGGGACCCCCCCGAAGAAGGGCAAGTGCAGATGAAGAGAGAGTCAAGCACCCCAAGCCTGAG GATTCTGTATACTATCATCCTACTCTCAATCCTACAGGAGCCCCGCCACCTGGGAAGCCCCCAATGTTTAAATCATCAATAG GACCGAGAATTCCATTATCTACGGCTTCTGCAAGCACTTCTGCGGGTGCATCGTCATCTAATTCAGGCGCAGAGGATGATCCTTCTgcagttcctcctcctcctcctccacctcccccTCCTCTGCCATTGGCCTCTGGTGATGCCCCTGCCTTAGACGCATCTCTGCCTCTACCTCCTCCGCCTCCACTGCCACCAAGGCCTGCTGCCACCAATGGCAGTGCTCCTTTGCCTCCACCACCTCCAggtccccctcctcctcctggtGCACCACCTAAAGAACCAGTTGCACCTGGCCCTTTACCTCCACCGCCTCCACCTCTGCAACAATCTGCTCAGCCACCTCCTCCTGGGGTAAATGATAGAATCTTATCTACATTGTCAGCAGATCACCAGGGACCTGAGGATACTCAG GTATCTGCCATGCTTCCAttaccaccacctcctccaggATTGCCACCGAAGTCTGCAGGTAATCCATCTGAGGGCTCAACTGAAAATGAAGTCAGTAATACTTCCGACAACAAGGATGTCACTAACTTggtcccaccaccaccacctcctccaagGCAACAACAGCCAGTGCCTAGACCTGGTATGATGCCAACCATGCAGCCTGATGTGTTACCACCTGGCATGTCACGTTTCCGGCCGCCGCCACCTCCACCAGATATGCGGCCACCATTATCTGCTGCCGGGCTTCCCAACCAGGGAGTCCCACCAGGAATGATGGTTCCCTTGCTTCCAAGGCCACCATATGGCCCTCCACCTGGAGCCCCTCTGATGATGAGGCCCCCGCTTCCGCCCGGTCCACCACCCACTCTGCTAGAAGATGATCTCTCTGCTGTTAGGCCACCTGTACCCCCGAAGCCATCATATGTGAAGTCAGCAGCCCCAACTGTTGTTAAAAGGCCACTTGCTCAGCACACGCCGGAACTTACGGCCATG GTTCCTGCATCTGTTCGGGTGAGGCGAGAGTCTGTGGTTCCAAAGTCAAAACCAAAGCCAGCAGTCCCAACGACAGTAGTGGCCCCGCGACCCATGACTCCTACAGTTGTGAAGCCAGAGGTTGTTagttcatcttcttctgctcCAAAGGGCATCGATGACTCGTACACGGCTTTCTTGGAGGACATGAAAGCACTTGGTGCGCTAGACAGTTGA
- the LOC115741458 gene encoding protein EARLY FLOWERING 5 isoform X2, whose protein sequence is MREKGETPVMFSHLGPPRRRASADEERVKHPKPEDSVYYHPTLNPTGAPPPGKPPMFKSSIGPRIPLSTASASTSAGASSSNSGAEDDPSAVPPPPPPPPPPLPLASGDAPALDASLPLPPPPPLPPRPAATNGSAPLPPPPPGPPPPPGAPPKEPVAPGPLPPPPPPLQQSAQPPPPGVNDRILSTLSADHQGPEDTQVSAMLPLPPPPPGLPPKSAGNPSEGSTENEVSNTSDNKDVTNLVPPPPPPPRQQQPVPRPGMMPTMQPDVLPPGMSRFRPPPPPPDMRPPLSAAGLPNQGVPPGMMVPLLPRPPYGPPPGAPLMMRPPLPPGPPPTLLEDDLSAVRPPVPPKPSYVKSAAPTVVKRPLAQHTPELTAMVPASVRVRRESVVPKSKPKPAVPTTVVAPRPMTPTVVKPEVVSSSSSAPKGIDDSYTAFLEDMKALGALDS, encoded by the exons ATGCGTGAAAAGGGTGAAACCCCTGTCATGTTTAG CCATCTGGGACCCCCCCGAAGAAGGGCAAGTGCAGATGAAGAGAGAGTCAAGCACCCCAAGCCTGAG GATTCTGTATACTATCATCCTACTCTCAATCCTACAGGAGCCCCGCCACCTGGGAAGCCCCCAATGTTTAAATCATCAATAG GACCGAGAATTCCATTATCTACGGCTTCTGCAAGCACTTCTGCGGGTGCATCGTCATCTAATTCAGGCGCAGAGGATGATCCTTCTgcagttcctcctcctcctcctccacctcccccTCCTCTGCCATTGGCCTCTGGTGATGCCCCTGCCTTAGACGCATCTCTGCCTCTACCTCCTCCGCCTCCACTGCCACCAAGGCCTGCTGCCACCAATGGCAGTGCTCCTTTGCCTCCACCACCTCCAggtccccctcctcctcctggtGCACCACCTAAAGAACCAGTTGCACCTGGCCCTTTACCTCCACCGCCTCCACCTCTGCAACAATCTGCTCAGCCACCTCCTCCTGGGGTAAATGATAGAATCTTATCTACATTGTCAGCAGATCACCAGGGACCTGAGGATACTCAG GTATCTGCCATGCTTCCAttaccaccacctcctccaggATTGCCACCGAAGTCTGCAGGTAATCCATCTGAGGGCTCAACTGAAAATGAAGTCAGTAATACTTCCGACAACAAGGATGTCACTAACTTggtcccaccaccaccacctcctccaagGCAACAACAGCCAGTGCCTAGACCTGGTATGATGCCAACCATGCAGCCTGATGTGTTACCACCTGGCATGTCACGTTTCCGGCCGCCGCCACCTCCACCAGATATGCGGCCACCATTATCTGCTGCCGGGCTTCCCAACCAGGGAGTCCCACCAGGAATGATGGTTCCCTTGCTTCCAAGGCCACCATATGGCCCTCCACCTGGAGCCCCTCTGATGATGAGGCCCCCGCTTCCGCCCGGTCCACCACCCACTCTGCTAGAAGATGATCTCTCTGCTGTTAGGCCACCTGTACCCCCGAAGCCATCATATGTGAAGTCAGCAGCCCCAACTGTTGTTAAAAGGCCACTTGCTCAGCACACGCCGGAACTTACGGCCATG GTTCCTGCATCTGTTCGGGTGAGGCGAGAGTCTGTGGTTCCAAAGTCAAAACCAAAGCCAGCAGTCCCAACGACAGTAGTGGCCCCGCGACCCATGACTCCTACAGTTGTGAAGCCAGAGGTTGTTagttcatcttcttctgctcCAAAGGGCATCGATGACTCGTACACGGCTTTCTTGGAGGACATGAAAGCACTTGGTGCGCTAGACAGTTGA
- the LOC115741439 gene encoding HIPL1 protein isoform X1, protein MMGGLLALVILVSSSLLMFPSPTASLPLCTDSRSPSTPTTPLTFCPYNGSTCCNSTEDTQLQKQFQAMNVSGSACASILKSILCAKCDPFSAELFTVDIMPRPVPILCNSTVSANSSQSDQAATDFCSRVWDTCRDISIFNSPFAPSLQGQAGLPVNANFTKLTSLWQSKGDFCKAFGGASLDESVCFDGEAVKLNSTEAPSPPKGLCLEKIGNGSYLDMVAHPDGSNRAFFSDQKGYIWLATIPEQGSGGSLEIDESSPFLDLTDEVHFDTQFGMMGIAFHPHFAANGRLFASFNCDKSKWAGCTGRCSCNSDVNCDPSKLPSDSGAQPCQYQTVIAEYSANGSASQPSMAKSAKPIEVRRIFTMGLPFTAHHGGQILFGPADGYLYFMMGDGGSPNNSGDPYNFSQNKKSLLGKIMRLDVDNIPSVDEISKLGLWGNYSIPRDNPFTEDNELQPEIWALGMRNPWRCSFDTARPSYFMCGDVGQDTYEEVDLITKGGNYGWHVYEGLYHYASEGNTSVKAINTIFPVLGYNHSQVNNKLGSAAITGGYFYRSTTDPCMYGRYLYADLYAGGLWAGVETPENSGNFTSSQIPFSCAKDSPIKCDSVQGSSLPSLDYIYSFREDNRKDIYVLAYNGVYRVVRPSRCSYTCPKENVTDILTPGPSTQPSGANLLVHRYSSLVCLVASLCLFLWGNI, encoded by the exons ATGATGGGTGGTCTTCTTGCTCTTGTCATTCTGGTTTCTAGCTCCCTGCTGATGTTTCCGAGTCCCACAGCTTCTCTTCCTCTGTGCACTGATTCAA GATCGCCAAGTACCCCGACTACCCCGTTGACATTCTGCCCTTACAATGGAAGCACATGCTGCAACTCCACTGAAGATACGCAACTGCAGAAGCAGTTTCAAGCTATGAATGTGTCCGGCTCTGCCTGTGCATCGATTTTGAAATCGATCCTCTGCGCG AAATGTGACCCTTTCTCAGCCGAGTTATTTACAGTAGATATCATGCCTAGGCCAGTTCCAATCCTGTGCAATTCGACTGTTTCAGCTAATTCATCACAGTCCGACCAAGCAGCGACTGACTTCTGCTCCAGAGTATGGGATACATGTCGAGACATATCGATATTCAACTCACCCTTTGCGCCTTCCTTACAAGGACAAGCCGGACTACCAGTCAATGCCAACTTCACTAAACTGACTTCACTTTGGCAGTCCAAAGGAGATTTCTGCAAGGCGTTTGGTGGAGCATCACTTGATGAATCCGTATGTTTCGATGGTGAGGCTGTTAAGCTGAATAGCACAGAAGCACCTAGCCCTCCGAAGGGGTTGTGCCTCGAGAAGATAGGGAATGGGTCATATCTTGACATGGTCGCCCATCCTGATGGGTCGAACCGCGCTTTCTTCTCTGACCAGAAGGGATATATTTGGCTTGCTACAATTCCCGAGCAGGGATCAGGAGGATCTTTGGAGATCGATGAGTCAAGCCCCTTTTTAGACCTGACTGATGAAGTTCATTTCGACACACAATTTGGGATGATGGGTATTGCATTCCATCCACACTTTGCAGCGAATGGCCGGCTGTTTGCTTCGTTCAATTGCGATAAGTCAAAGTGGGCCGGTTGTACAGGAAGATGTTCATGTAATTCGGATGTGAATTGTGACCCTTCAAAGCTACCGTCCGATAGCGGCGCTCAACCGTGCCAATACCAAACTGTCATTGCAGAATATTCTGCTAATGGTTCTGCATCTCAGCCTTCTATG GCAAAGAGTGCCAAACCGATCGAAGTGAGAAGGATCTTTACTATGGGCCTTCCATTCACCGCTCATCACGGAGGACAGATCCTCTTTGGACCCGCCGATGGGTACTTATACTTCATGATGGGAGATGGTGGCTCGCCTAATAACTCGGGCGACCCCTACAACTTTTCCCAGAACAAAAAGTCGTTGCTCGGGAAGATCATGAGGCTTGATGTTGATAACATCCCGA GTGTTGATGAAATAAGCAAACTTGGTCTGTGGGGAAACTACTCTATACCCCGTGACAATCCCTTCACCGAAGATAACGAGTTGCAGCCTGAGATCTGGGCTCTGGGGATGAGAAATCCATGGCGTTGCAGCTTTGACACGGCGAGGCCTTCCTATTTTATGTGTGGAGATGTTGGGCAG GATACATACGAAGAGGTCGATCTAATCACCAAGGGCGGAAACTATGGCTGGCATGTTTACGAGGGTCTCTATCATTACGCCTCTGAAGGAAATACTTCGGTAAAGGCGATAAACACTATATTTCCTGTGCTGGGGTATAATCATTCTCAGGTTAATAACAAGCTAGGGTCCGCGGCCATTACCGGCGGCTACTTTTATCGATCAACCACCGATCCGTGCATGTATGGAAG GTACTTGTACGCGGACTTATACGCTGGAGGGCTCTGGGCGGGTGTGGAGACTCCGGAGAATAGCGGCAACTTTACTTCGAGTCAGATACCTTTCAGCTGTGCGAAAGACTCGCCTATAAAGTGCGACTCCGTGCAAGGAAGCTCTCTTCCGTCTCTGGACTACATCTACTCTTTCAGGGAAGACAATCGCAAGGACATTTACGTTTTGGCTTACAATGGCGTATATAGGGTCGTCCGCCCGAGTCGCTGCAGCTACACTTGCCCGAAAGAAAATGTTACCGACATTTTGACCCCAGGTCCGAGCACACAGCCTTCAGGTGCAAACCTGTTGGTCCACAGATACAGCAGTTTGGTGTGCCTAGTTGCCTCTCTGTGTTTATTCCTCTGGGGTAACATATAG
- the LOC115741439 gene encoding HIPL1 protein isoform X2, with protein MPRPVPILCNSTVSANSSQSDQAATDFCSRVWDTCRDISIFNSPFAPSLQGQAGLPVNANFTKLTSLWQSKGDFCKAFGGASLDESVCFDGEAVKLNSTEAPSPPKGLCLEKIGNGSYLDMVAHPDGSNRAFFSDQKGYIWLATIPEQGSGGSLEIDESSPFLDLTDEVHFDTQFGMMGIAFHPHFAANGRLFASFNCDKSKWAGCTGRCSCNSDVNCDPSKLPSDSGAQPCQYQTVIAEYSANGSASQPSMAKSAKPIEVRRIFTMGLPFTAHHGGQILFGPADGYLYFMMGDGGSPNNSGDPYNFSQNKKSLLGKIMRLDVDNIPSVDEISKLGLWGNYSIPRDNPFTEDNELQPEIWALGMRNPWRCSFDTARPSYFMCGDVGQDTYEEVDLITKGGNYGWHVYEGLYHYASEGNTSVKAINTIFPVLGYNHSQVNNKLGSAAITGGYFYRSTTDPCMYGRYLYADLYAGGLWAGVETPENSGNFTSSQIPFSCAKDSPIKCDSVQGSSLPSLDYIYSFREDNRKDIYVLAYNGVYRVVRPSRCSYTCPKENVTDILTPGPSTQPSGANLLVHRYSSLVCLVASLCLFLWGNI; from the exons ATGCCTAGGCCAGTTCCAATCCTGTGCAATTCGACTGTTTCAGCTAATTCATCACAGTCCGACCAAGCAGCGACTGACTTCTGCTCCAGAGTATGGGATACATGTCGAGACATATCGATATTCAACTCACCCTTTGCGCCTTCCTTACAAGGACAAGCCGGACTACCAGTCAATGCCAACTTCACTAAACTGACTTCACTTTGGCAGTCCAAAGGAGATTTCTGCAAGGCGTTTGGTGGAGCATCACTTGATGAATCCGTATGTTTCGATGGTGAGGCTGTTAAGCTGAATAGCACAGAAGCACCTAGCCCTCCGAAGGGGTTGTGCCTCGAGAAGATAGGGAATGGGTCATATCTTGACATGGTCGCCCATCCTGATGGGTCGAACCGCGCTTTCTTCTCTGACCAGAAGGGATATATTTGGCTTGCTACAATTCCCGAGCAGGGATCAGGAGGATCTTTGGAGATCGATGAGTCAAGCCCCTTTTTAGACCTGACTGATGAAGTTCATTTCGACACACAATTTGGGATGATGGGTATTGCATTCCATCCACACTTTGCAGCGAATGGCCGGCTGTTTGCTTCGTTCAATTGCGATAAGTCAAAGTGGGCCGGTTGTACAGGAAGATGTTCATGTAATTCGGATGTGAATTGTGACCCTTCAAAGCTACCGTCCGATAGCGGCGCTCAACCGTGCCAATACCAAACTGTCATTGCAGAATATTCTGCTAATGGTTCTGCATCTCAGCCTTCTATG GCAAAGAGTGCCAAACCGATCGAAGTGAGAAGGATCTTTACTATGGGCCTTCCATTCACCGCTCATCACGGAGGACAGATCCTCTTTGGACCCGCCGATGGGTACTTATACTTCATGATGGGAGATGGTGGCTCGCCTAATAACTCGGGCGACCCCTACAACTTTTCCCAGAACAAAAAGTCGTTGCTCGGGAAGATCATGAGGCTTGATGTTGATAACATCCCGA GTGTTGATGAAATAAGCAAACTTGGTCTGTGGGGAAACTACTCTATACCCCGTGACAATCCCTTCACCGAAGATAACGAGTTGCAGCCTGAGATCTGGGCTCTGGGGATGAGAAATCCATGGCGTTGCAGCTTTGACACGGCGAGGCCTTCCTATTTTATGTGTGGAGATGTTGGGCAG GATACATACGAAGAGGTCGATCTAATCACCAAGGGCGGAAACTATGGCTGGCATGTTTACGAGGGTCTCTATCATTACGCCTCTGAAGGAAATACTTCGGTAAAGGCGATAAACACTATATTTCCTGTGCTGGGGTATAATCATTCTCAGGTTAATAACAAGCTAGGGTCCGCGGCCATTACCGGCGGCTACTTTTATCGATCAACCACCGATCCGTGCATGTATGGAAG GTACTTGTACGCGGACTTATACGCTGGAGGGCTCTGGGCGGGTGTGGAGACTCCGGAGAATAGCGGCAACTTTACTTCGAGTCAGATACCTTTCAGCTGTGCGAAAGACTCGCCTATAAAGTGCGACTCCGTGCAAGGAAGCTCTCTTCCGTCTCTGGACTACATCTACTCTTTCAGGGAAGACAATCGCAAGGACATTTACGTTTTGGCTTACAATGGCGTATATAGGGTCGTCCGCCCGAGTCGCTGCAGCTACACTTGCCCGAAAGAAAATGTTACCGACATTTTGACCCCAGGTCCGAGCACACAGCCTTCAGGTGCAAACCTGTTGGTCCACAGATACAGCAGTTTGGTGTGCCTAGTTGCCTCTCTGTGTTTATTCCTCTGGGGTAACATATAG
- the LOC115741438 gene encoding DDT domain-containing protein DDR4, producing the protein MSSEPPPPIPSDRSSPDHPPPRAENLASGADAAPNARGDGGSKGQGDEAKNGTVVVPTRSGRPARACAIRAASRLQAAQQLQQQGPAERRPKAAKKEERERCEDESPTQCASSRIVTPLVAAPEAAQLPRWSLRSMWELASILNFLHVFRPLLNISVEFSAEEFETALLTPNDTLGDIHMPLLKAIPPITRMALTRDTWVTVLCRKLRDWWHWVAEGELPIVAAHGTEVELYKSLDPGVRVVILKALCDIRVEQEDIRSFIENSMKHGIHLSAFRKERIGGDSNGIHYWYEDDPIIGHRLYREIRKVEVKRAKARGSQVIPIASYQWETVATNLDEFQDVSEKLFSSKNRTEVSLGKKLKIDMLPEIERVHKRKERLLKKQHREALLLDNFLNMDGLAPGRSLRDRKPVTYTFDDYDRSINEAIKITKRKQPSPEPINRREGAFIKPEASTNGKWSELLHASPYTGFSAVSPGSPDFDDIDDDQKPENLDRRQRRRPERYSEKDFVEAISDNEADFDSDDDIVGEAVYDEEYLRKRKQRRVSSSSEGDEEYRWDEENPEEEEEEEEEEHSLGMSDEESDEPRMTKKLPGRTRRETKLRSVVELQSGLRRSKRATRNRINYRQYELSESETETAKPDKWLASNEQSEATESEGYSMESQDSEMNGNEQELKVNRPVANHPDTAEKEDIQPAERIESPSQEEVADQPKRRFLDLNELAPGSGFDDGPNPETKDDDEDDM; encoded by the exons ATGTCCTCGGAACCGCCCCCTCCGATCCCCTCCGACCGATCCTCCCCCGACCACCCTCCTCCGCGGGCCGAGAACCTGGCCTCCGGCGCGGACGCGGCCCCGAACGCCAGGGGCGACGGCGGGAGCAAGGGGCAGGGAGACGAGGCGAAGAACGGCACGGTCGTGGTCCCCACCAGGAGCGGGAGGCCGGCGCGGGCGTGCGCAATTAGGGCTGCCTCCAGGCTCCAGGCTGcgcagcagctgcagcagcagGGCCCGGCGGAGAGGAGGCCTAAGGCTGCGAAGAAGGAGGAGCGCGAGCGGTGCGAGGATGAGTCGCCAACGCAATGTGCCAGCAGCAGAATTGTCACACCGCTTGTGGCTGCTCCGGAGGCGGCCCAGCTGCCTCGGTGGAGCCTCCGGTCCATGTGGGAATTGGCTTCGATACTTAATTTTTTGCAT GTTTTTAGACCTTTGTTGAATATCTCGGTGGAGTTTTCTGCGGAAGAGTTTGAAACGGCTTTGCTCACACCCAATGACACATTGGGGGATATACACATGCCTCTCTTGAAG GCAATCCCTCCTATTACAAGGATGGCACTTACACGTGATACCTGGGTTACCGTCTTGTGCAGAAAGTTGAGAGACTGGTGGCATTGG GTTGCAGAAGGGGAGTTACCCATTGTTGCGGCACATGG GACTGAGGTTGAACTTTATAAATCTCTTGACCCCGGGGTCCGTGTGGTGATCCTGAAAGCATTATGTGACATTCGTGTAGAG CAAGAAGATATCCGGAGCttcattgaaaattcaatgAAGCATGGCATTCACCTTTCAGCTTTCCGTAAGGAGCGAATTGGAGGAGATTCAAATGGAATCCATTATTG GTATGAAGATGATCCAATAATTGGTCATCGACTTTACAGGGAGATAAGGAAAGTTGAGGTTAAACGAGCAAAGGCTAGGGGTTCCCAGGTCATCCCCATTGCATCATACCAGTGGGAAACAGTTGCAACCAATTTGGATGAATTTCAAGATGTATCC GAGAAGCTTTTCTCCAGTAAAAACAGGACAGAGGTGTCGTTGGGGAAAAAGTTGAAGATAGACATGCTTCCCGAGATTGAAAGAGTTCACAAG AGGAAAGAGAGACTGCTTAAAAAGCAACACAGAGAAGCTCTTCTGCTTGATAATTTCTTGAACATGGATGGGCTTGCTCCTGGACGCTCCCTTCGTGATAGGAAACCTGTCACCTATACTTTCG ATGATTATGACCGATCGATCAACGAGGCTATCAAGATAACCAA GCGTAAGCAGCCTTCACCGGAACCTATTAACAGAAGAGAAGGTGCTTTCATCAAACCTGAAGCTTCTACAAATGGCAAATGGAGCGAACTCTTGCATGCCTCTCCGTACACTGGTTTTAGCGCCGTATCTCCTGGGTCACCTGATTTTGATGACATTGATGACGATCAAAAACCCGAAAACTTGGACCGAAG ACAAAGACGGAGGCCTGAGAGATATTCGGAGAAAGACTTTGTTGAAGCAATATCAGATAATGAGGCTGACTTTGACAGTGATGATGATATTGTTGGAGAAGCTGTTTATGACGAGGAGTATCTCAGGAAACGCAAACAGAGAAGGGTGTCCAGTAGCTCCGAGGGAGATGAGGAGTATCGTTGGGATGAAGAAAatccagaagaagaagaggaggaagaggaagaggaacattCCTTGGGTATGAGTGATGAGGAAAGCGATGAGCCTCGAATGACTAAGAAATTGCCTGGGCGTACGCGAAGGGAAACCAAATTAAGATCGGTGGTTGAACTCCAGTCAGGTCTGAGACGTAGTAAAAGGGCGACGAGGAATCGTATAAACTATCGACAGTATGAGCTCTCAGAATCTGAAACGGAGACTGCAAAACCTGACAAGTGGCTTGCATCCAATGAGCAATCAGAAGCAACTGAGAGTGAGGGGTATTCAATGGAAAGTCAAGATTCAGAAATGAATGGCAATGAGCAGGAACTCAAAGTCAATCGTCCTGTtgcaaatcaccccgatacagcagaaaaagaagatattCAGCCTGCTGAGAGAATTGAGAGCCCAAGCCAAGAGGAAGTTGCTGATCAACCAAAAAGACGTTTTCTTGACCTCAATGAGCTTGCTCCTGGTTCAGGCTTTGATGATGGTCCTAACCCTGAAACGaaggatgatgatgaagatgatatgTAA
- the LOC115741443 gene encoding transcription initiation factor IIB-2-like gives MADTFCRDCNKQTEVVFDHAAGDTICSECGLVLEAHSIDETSEWRTFANESNDNDPVRVGGPYNPSLTDGGLSTVISKPNGSSGEFLNSSLGKWQGRGANPDRNLIQAFKSIAIMSDRLGLVTTIKDRANEIYKKVEDQKPLKGRNLDAILAACLYIACRQENKARTVKEICSVANGATKKEIGRAKEFIVKLLEGEMGQSVEMGAIHAADYMRRFCSNLGMTNQEVKAAQEVVLKSEELDIRRSPISIAAAVIYIITQLSSDKKPLKDISVATRVAEGTIKNSYKDLYPHLSKIIPSWFAKEEDLKNLCNP, from the exons ATGGCGGACACGTTCTGCAGGGACTGCAACAAGCAGACGGAGGTGGTGTTCGACCACGCGGCGGGGGACACCATCTGCTCCGAGTGCGGGCTCGTCCTCGAGGCCCACTCCATCGACGAGACATCCGAGTGGCGGACCTTCGCCAACGAGTCGAACGACAACGACCCCGTCCGCGTCGGCGGCCCCTACAACCCCTCCCTCACCGACGGCGGCCTCTCCACCGTCATCTCCAAGCCCAACGGGTCCTCCGGCGAGTTCCTTAACTCCTCGCTCGGCAAGTGGCAGGGCCGCGGCGCCAACCCCGACCGCAACCTGATACAGGCGTTCAAGTCCATCGCGATCATGTCCGACAG GTTGGGACTCGTTACGACAATAAAG GACCGAGCGAATGAGATATACAAGAAGGTAGAAGATCAGAAACCTTTGAAAGGACGAAATCTAGATGCGATATTGGCTGCTTGCCTCTATATTGCTTGTAGGCAAGAGAACAAAGCTCGTACGGTGAAAG AAATATGCTCTGTTGCCAATGGAGCTACGAAAAAGGAAATTGGCCGAGCAAAAGAGTTCATAGTAAAGCTGTTGGAGGGCGAGATGGGTCAATCTGTAGAAATGGGAGCCATACATGCTGCAGATTACATG AGACGTTTTTGCTCTAATCTTGGAATGACGAATCAAGAAGTTAAGGCTGCCCAGGAAGTTGTCCTGAAGTCTGAAGAGCTTGACATAAG AAGGAGCCCTATATCCATTGCAGCAGCCGTTATCTACATCATAACTCAGCTGTCTAGTGACAAGAAGCCTCTTAAAG ATATATCAGTGGCTACTAGAGTAGCGGAAGGGACTATTAAGAATTCCTACAAGGATCTTTATCCTCATCTGTCGAAGATAATTCCCAGCTGGTTTGCCAAGGAGGAGGATCTTAAAAACCTTTGCAATCCTTGA